One Mesorhizobium loti genomic window carries:
- a CDS encoding peptidase C14 caspase catalytic subunit p20, translating into MRTVSKLLAFLLALSIFAFGSTALALAQGQKRLAFVIGNAAYPSGALATPANDAGLIAQTLQAAGFDVVGARDVDQESLRGAYRDFLAKVTAAGPDAVVFVYLAGQGLQFEGENYFAPIDAQIANAADVPMAAVRVSDLTKPLAALPTKVNIVVLDAARPNSFARSNQPLAGGLALVDPDPNMLIAFNAAPGTVAPEGKGPYGAYAQALAEMIRDGGLQLGDVFDRTRLRVNEVTDGAEVPWDASKIRDSFVFFDRGPDAPAPQVSAAEVRTNRTREIRDFDAHDAYIAALDRDTMRGYEDFLVAYPHDPMARRVRAILAARREAITWRQTWVRDTPEAYWSYLDRYPHGPHAWDARRRLEHFDAALEPPQSFAVYDYDVPPPPPEEIVYVDRPVLYFDDPEFDFAPPPPVAVIFLPPRPRDFIELPPPPPPIGIFLLPTPVFVPVPAWVNPPHDIFPPPNDVIFNNIHNTTIVNNTTINENQGGGLTTGQKLTAGAVGLGAAALATKVALPAFLQKKEATLAKINPGGLPSKLVRTGQQNGVAPPAKTDRLAGHALPGADGKTLPLVNGKPVLNGQNPPDDRYGKRKQGVAAGNAAATANSGTPVANGQGKGGKFRKLPAGGATPVGNGQDAQQKLKTNNPTALNGQIAANGKLKKLHGQAGGGPDTTNGAVNGQGKGPKFHKPPVDGGSAGDKVSSGNPHRQVKLQAQVLSKPQKPEFHAAQMRRQPPVQQKPQREAGKKPPCGHPNEPACKK; encoded by the coding sequence ATGCGGACGGTCTCGAAACTCCTCGCTTTCCTTCTTGCCCTCTCCATTTTCGCCTTCGGGTCGACAGCCCTGGCGCTGGCGCAAGGCCAGAAGCGCCTTGCCTTCGTCATCGGTAACGCCGCCTACCCCTCGGGCGCGCTGGCGACGCCCGCCAACGACGCCGGCCTCATCGCCCAGACATTGCAGGCTGCAGGCTTCGACGTGGTCGGCGCGCGCGATGTCGACCAGGAATCGCTGCGTGGCGCCTATCGCGATTTCCTCGCCAAGGTGACGGCGGCCGGCCCAGATGCGGTGGTGTTTGTCTATCTGGCCGGGCAGGGACTGCAGTTCGAGGGCGAGAACTATTTTGCCCCCATCGACGCCCAGATAGCGAATGCCGCGGATGTGCCGATGGCGGCTGTGCGGGTTTCCGACCTCACCAAGCCGCTTGCCGCATTGCCGACGAAGGTCAACATCGTTGTGCTTGACGCGGCGCGGCCAAATTCCTTCGCCAGGTCGAACCAACCGCTGGCCGGCGGCCTCGCGTTGGTCGATCCCGACCCGAACATGCTGATCGCCTTCAACGCCGCCCCGGGCACGGTCGCGCCGGAAGGCAAGGGGCCTTACGGCGCCTACGCACAGGCGCTGGCCGAGATGATCAGGGATGGCGGTTTGCAACTGGGCGATGTGTTCGATCGCACGCGGCTGCGGGTCAACGAAGTGACCGATGGAGCGGAGGTGCCTTGGGACGCCTCCAAGATCAGAGATTCCTTCGTCTTCTTCGACCGCGGCCCGGATGCTCCGGCGCCGCAGGTTTCCGCCGCCGAGGTGCGGACAAACCGGACCAGGGAGATCCGAGACTTCGACGCGCATGACGCCTATATCGCGGCCCTCGATCGCGACACGATGCGCGGCTACGAAGACTTTTTGGTCGCCTATCCCCACGATCCGATGGCCAGGCGCGTGCGCGCCATCCTGGCAGCGCGGCGCGAGGCGATCACTTGGCGCCAGACCTGGGTCAGGGATACGCCCGAAGCCTATTGGTCCTATCTCGATCGCTATCCGCATGGCCCGCATGCCTGGGACGCCCGCCGCAGGCTCGAGCATTTCGACGCCGCCCTGGAGCCGCCGCAGAGTTTTGCTGTCTATGACTATGACGTGCCGCCTCCGCCGCCCGAAGAGATCGTCTATGTCGACCGGCCCGTGCTCTATTTCGACGATCCGGAATTCGACTTCGCACCGCCGCCGCCGGTTGCGGTGATCTTCCTGCCGCCGCGGCCGCGCGACTTCATCGAACTGCCGCCACCGCCGCCGCCAATCGGAATCTTCCTCCTGCCGACACCCGTCTTTGTGCCGGTGCCGGCCTGGGTGAACCCTCCGCATGACATCTTCCCGCCGCCGAACGATGTCATCTTCAACAACATCCACAACACCACCATCGTCAACAACACGACCATCAACGAGAACCAGGGCGGCGGCCTCACCACCGGCCAGAAGCTGACCGCGGGCGCGGTGGGCCTCGGTGCGGCAGCTTTGGCGACCAAGGTGGCGCTGCCGGCCTTCCTGCAGAAGAAGGAAGCGACGCTCGCAAAGATCAATCCCGGTGGCCTGCCGTCGAAGCTTGTGCGGACGGGCCAGCAGAACGGCGTCGCGCCGCCTGCGAAAACGGACAGGCTGGCCGGCCACGCTCTGCCCGGCGCCGACGGCAAGACACTGCCGCTGGTCAATGGCAAGCCTGTGCTCAATGGCCAGAACCCGCCGGATGACCGGTATGGGAAGCGCAAGCAGGGCGTTGCAGCTGGAAACGCCGCCGCGACCGCCAATAGCGGGACACCGGTTGCGAATGGGCAGGGCAAGGGCGGCAAGTTCCGCAAGCTCCCTGCCGGGGGTGCCACACCCGTTGGCAACGGGCAGGACGCCCAGCAGAAACTGAAGACCAACAATCCCACAGCGCTCAATGGCCAGATCGCGGCTAACGGCAAACTCAAGAAGCTTCACGGTCAAGCTGGGGGCGGCCCGGATACGACGAATGGGGCCGTCAACGGACAGGGCAAAGGCCCCAAGTTCCACAAGCCGCCGGTCGATGGCGGGTCGGCGGGCGACAAGGTCTCGAGCGGCAATCCGCACCGTCAGGTCAAGCTGCAGGCACAGGTGCTCTCGAAACCGCAAAAGCCTGAATTCCACGCCGCCCAGATGCGTCGGCAGCCGCCGGTACAGCAAAAACCGCAGCGGGAAGCTGGCAAGAAGCCACCTTGCGGACATCCCAATGAACCTGCCTGCAAGAAGTAG
- a CDS encoding transglutaminase family protein cysteine peptidase BTLCP, producing MLEKTQPSADALRFASVGGRTSVPYGWLDFCHRRPKECKVPALPATNVKLTAQNLRILKRINLKANNYIKPVSNFEHWGTMADHWDYPVDGKGDCKIYALYKRKLLQEAGFPRQALLMTVVHDLDNEGHTILTVKTDKGDLVLDNLVNEIRPWNATGYYFVKRQSQQNPNIWVSINKRGGTPKANAAKLVD from the coding sequence TTGCTCGAGAAGACGCAGCCATCCGCGGATGCCTTGCGCTTCGCTTCGGTTGGAGGACGTACCAGCGTTCCTTACGGCTGGCTCGATTTCTGCCATCGCCGGCCAAAAGAGTGCAAGGTCCCCGCTCTGCCGGCCACGAACGTCAAGCTGACCGCGCAGAACCTGCGCATCCTCAAGCGCATAAACCTCAAGGCAAACAACTACATCAAGCCCGTCAGCAACTTCGAGCACTGGGGCACGATGGCGGACCACTGGGATTACCCGGTCGACGGCAAGGGCGACTGCAAGATCTACGCACTCTACAAGCGCAAGCTTCTTCAGGAGGCTGGGTTCCCTCGGCAGGCGCTGCTGATGACCGTGGTCCACGATCTTGACAATGAAGGCCACACCATCCTGACGGTGAAAACCGACAAGGGCGATCTGGTCCTCGACAATCTGGTCAACGAAATCAGGCCGTGGAACGCGACCGGCTACTACTTCGTGAAACGCCAGTCGCAGCAGAACCCGAATATCTGGGTGTCGATCAACAAGCGGGGTGGCACGCCGAAGGCGAATGCTGCCAAGCTCGTCGACTGA
- a CDS encoding NAD-dependent deacetylase, with protein MRLAAVPVTSLAKVMFPNSGGPAMSRSKIVILTGAGISAESGVATFRDPDGVWAKFSLEDVATPEGFARDPAKVQDFYNMRRRQMNSVAPNAAHAALARLEREVQGDVLLVTQNIDDLHERAGSRKLIHMHGELGRALCQDCGASSAWAGDITVQSECPACGAKGKLRPDVVWFGEMPYRMEEIGEALTRCDLFLAIGTSGSVYPAAGFVEEARAAGALTIELNLKCAGSASRFDEQMEGPATQIVPAFVERILSGTG; from the coding sequence TTGAGGCTCGCGGCCGTTCCGGTAACGTCGCTCGCCAAAGTGATGTTTCCAAATTCGGGCGGCCCGGCCATGTCCAGATCCAAGATCGTCATCCTGACCGGTGCCGGCATTTCGGCGGAATCGGGCGTCGCGACCTTTCGCGATCCCGATGGCGTCTGGGCGAAATTCAGTCTCGAAGACGTTGCGACGCCCGAAGGCTTTGCCCGCGATCCCGCCAAGGTGCAGGATTTCTACAATATGCGCCGGCGGCAGATGAACAGCGTCGCGCCGAACGCCGCCCATGCGGCACTGGCCAGGCTCGAGCGCGAAGTCCAGGGCGACGTCCTCCTCGTCACCCAGAACATCGACGATCTGCATGAGCGTGCCGGCTCGCGGAAACTGATCCATATGCATGGCGAACTCGGCCGCGCACTTTGCCAGGACTGTGGCGCAAGCAGCGCCTGGGCCGGCGACATCACCGTTCAATCCGAATGCCCGGCCTGTGGCGCCAAAGGCAAGTTGCGGCCCGACGTGGTCTGGTTCGGCGAGATGCCCTACCGCATGGAAGAGATCGGCGAAGCGCTGACGCGTTGCGACCTGTTCCTGGCGATCGGAACGAGCGGCAGCGTGTACCCGGCGGCCGGTTTCGTCGAGGAGGCCCGCGCCGCCGGTGCCTTGACGATCGAACTCAATTTGAAATGCGCCGGCTCGGCCTCCCGCTTCGACGAGCAGATGGAAGGACCGGCGACGCAGATCGTGCCTGCCTTCGTCGAGCGCATCCTTTCCGGAACAGGCTGA
- a CDS encoding TldD protein, suppresses inhibitory activity of CsrA, whose protein sequence is MNSLIGQFDISDDRIKQIVADTINGADDGELFLEYSESEALMFDNGRLKTANFNTDQGFGLRAVAGEASGYAHSSDLSEASLLRAAAAVSTVKGGYSGTLAAAPARTNRHLYGDENPIPSPTFEAKAKLLQEVDAWLRAEDPRVRQVTASLAASWQHVEIVRADGQVVRDIRPLVRINVSVVVGDGDRQESGSYGMGGRKAFGDFLIEDSWKHAAKEALRQALVNLEAIPAPAGTFDIVLSSGWPGVMLHEAVGHGLEGDFNRKKTSAFAGLLGQQVAAKGVTVVDDGTIPERRGSLTVDDEGTPSARNVLIEDGKLVGYMQDRQNARLMGMKATGNGRREGYAHQPMPRMTNTYMTSGDMEPDEIIASVKNGIYAVSFGGGQVDITSGKFVFGCTEAYMIENGKVTQPIKGAMLIGNGPDAMHRVSMVGNDMKLDNGIGMCGKAGQGVPVGVGQPHLRMNQMTVGGTRV, encoded by the coding sequence ATGAACAGCCTGATCGGCCAATTCGACATTTCCGACGATCGCATCAAGCAGATCGTCGCCGACACCATCAACGGCGCCGATGACGGTGAACTGTTTCTCGAATACAGCGAGAGCGAGGCGCTGATGTTCGACAATGGCCGGCTGAAGACCGCCAATTTCAACACCGACCAGGGCTTTGGCCTGCGCGCGGTCGCCGGTGAAGCCAGCGGCTACGCCCATTCGAGCGACCTGTCCGAGGCTTCGCTGCTGCGCGCGGCCGCTGCCGTCTCGACCGTCAAGGGTGGCTATTCCGGCACGCTTGCCGCCGCACCCGCTCGCACCAACCGCCATCTCTACGGCGACGAGAACCCGATCCCCTCGCCCACCTTCGAGGCCAAGGCAAAGCTGCTGCAGGAAGTCGACGCCTGGCTGCGCGCCGAGGATCCGCGCGTGCGCCAGGTGACGGCCTCGCTCGCCGCGTCCTGGCAGCATGTCGAGATCGTGCGCGCCGACGGCCAGGTGGTGCGCGATATAAGGCCGCTGGTTCGCATCAACGTCTCGGTCGTCGTCGGCGACGGCGACCGCCAGGAAAGCGGCTCCTACGGCATGGGCGGACGCAAGGCCTTTGGCGACTTCCTGATCGAAGACAGCTGGAAGCACGCAGCCAAAGAGGCGCTCAGGCAGGCGCTGGTCAACCTCGAGGCGATCCCCGCCCCGGCCGGCACATTCGACATCGTGCTGTCCAGCGGCTGGCCGGGCGTCATGCTGCACGAGGCTGTCGGGCACGGGCTGGAAGGCGACTTCAACCGCAAGAAGACATCGGCCTTCGCCGGCCTGCTGGGCCAACAGGTCGCCGCCAAGGGCGTCACCGTCGTCGATGACGGCACCATCCCCGAGCGGCGCGGCTCGCTCACCGTCGACGATGAAGGCACGCCGTCGGCACGCAACGTACTGATCGAGGACGGCAAACTGGTCGGCTACATGCAGGATCGCCAGAACGCCCGGCTGATGGGCATGAAAGCCACCGGCAACGGAAGGCGCGAAGGCTACGCGCACCAGCCGATGCCGCGCATGACCAACACCTATATGACGTCTGGTGACATGGAGCCGGATGAGATCATTGCTTCGGTCAAGAACGGCATCTACGCCGTCTCCTTCGGCGGCGGCCAGGTCGACATCACGTCAGGCAAATTCGTCTTCGGCTGCACCGAGGCCTACATGATCGAGAACGGCAAGGTGACGCAGCCGATCAAGGGCGCGATGCTGATCGGCAACGGGCCTGACGCCATGCACCGCGTCTCGATGGTCGGCAACGACATGAAGCTCGACAATGGCATCGGCATGTGCGGCAAGGCCGGACAGGGCGTGCCGGTCGGCGTCGGCCAGCCGCATTTGCGCATGAACCAGATGACGGTGGGCGGCACAAGGGTTTGA
- a CDS encoding Invasion protein B, involved in pathogenesis, with protein sequence MNSWLSRLRHTRLGLSITLAKAIFVVALSTAGLLVASQANAAQPSGTVRSTHGAWSIICDTPAGATSEQCVMMQNVVAEDRPEMGLSVVVLRTADNKAEILRVLAPLGVLLPNGLGLNVDGKDIGRAYFVRCFQDGCYAEVILEKPLLDTLKTGTSATFIVFQTPEEGIGIPVDLKGFADGFAALP encoded by the coding sequence ATGAACTCTTGGCTTTCGAGACTGAGGCATACGAGACTGGGACTTTCGATCACCTTGGCGAAAGCCATTTTTGTCGTTGCCCTGTCCACGGCCGGTCTGCTGGTCGCCAGTCAGGCCAATGCCGCGCAACCCAGCGGTACTGTGCGCTCGACGCACGGCGCCTGGTCGATCATCTGCGACACGCCGGCCGGTGCCACCTCTGAACAATGCGTGATGATGCAGAACGTCGTCGCCGAGGATCGTCCGGAGATGGGGCTGTCGGTCGTCGTGCTGCGCACCGCCGACAACAAGGCCGAGATCCTGCGCGTGCTGGCGCCGCTCGGCGTGCTTTTGCCGAACGGGCTCGGCCTCAATGTCGACGGCAAGGATATCGGCCGCGCCTATTTCGTGCGCTGCTTCCAGGACGGTTGCTATGCCGAGGTCATCCTCGAAAAGCCGCTGCTCGACACGCTGAAGACCGGCACGTCGGCGACGTTCATCGTCTTCCAGACGCCGGAAGAAGGCATCGGCATCCCGGTCGACCTCAAAGGGTTTGCCGACGGCTTTGCCGCCCTGCCCTAA
- a CDS encoding cytochrome c oxidase subunit II: MRNFLADAKFLASAGAATAFFAGTSAHADQPVAWETTFQAPATDMMRQIEWFGNYTMWFIVPITILVLLLLAYCIVRFRASANPVPSKTSHNTLIEVIWTVGPVVILLCLAIPSFQLLTAQYTPPEEAKLTVKATGNQWNWDYEYQTDNTLSFNSAILQDGDRAKAGKEDRKVYPRLLAVDNELVVPVNTMTRVLVTATDVIHSFAMPSFGIKIDAIPGRTNETWFKAEKEGLYYGQCSQLCGKDHAFMPIAIRVVSDAQFKTWLAAAKTDLPGANKTLMAEVDGQNKVAAAGN; encoded by the coding sequence ATGAGAAATTTCCTAGCAGACGCCAAGTTTCTAGCCAGTGCTGGGGCTGCCACCGCGTTTTTCGCCGGCACGTCCGCCCATGCCGATCAGCCCGTGGCTTGGGAGACAACCTTCCAGGCGCCGGCGACCGACATGATGCGGCAGATCGAGTGGTTCGGAAACTACACGATGTGGTTCATCGTCCCGATCACCATCCTGGTGCTGCTTCTGCTTGCCTACTGCATCGTCAGGTTCCGCGCGAGCGCAAACCCGGTTCCCTCCAAGACCAGCCACAACACGCTGATCGAGGTGATCTGGACCGTCGGCCCGGTCGTGATCCTGCTCTGCCTCGCCATTCCCTCGTTCCAGCTCCTGACCGCGCAGTACACCCCGCCGGAAGAAGCCAAGCTGACCGTCAAGGCGACCGGCAACCAGTGGAACTGGGACTACGAATACCAGACCGACAACACGCTCTCCTTCAATTCCGCCATCCTCCAGGACGGCGATCGCGCCAAGGCCGGCAAGGAGGATCGCAAGGTCTACCCGCGCCTGCTTGCGGTCGACAATGAGTTGGTGGTGCCGGTCAACACGATGACGCGCGTGCTTGTCACCGCGACCGACGTGATCCACTCCTTCGCCATGCCGTCCTTCGGCATCAAGATCGACGCCATTCCGGGACGTACCAACGAGACCTGGTTCAAGGCGGAGAAGGAAGGTCTTTATTATGGTCAGTGCTCGCAGCTCTGCGGCAAGGACCATGCCTTCATGCCGATCGCCATCCGTGTCGTCTCCGACGCGCAGTTCAAGACCTGGCTGGCTGCGGCCAAGACCGACCTGCCCGGCGCCAACAAGACGCTGATGGCCGAGG